One Rossellomorea aquimaris DNA window includes the following coding sequences:
- a CDS encoding GNAT family protein: MKRLLTGTRIYLSGFQEEDATAIREWSQNEEVQRLLDALPHKPKGEEDIKKWMGDPGDNAFRFAIRLKDDGRIIGFVELDGILWTHRVGWVSNSIGDEQSWGNGYGKEAMDCLLAYAFHELNLYRLQLTVFSYNERAMRLYEALGFKKEGSYRQFLQRDGDRYDMILYGLLADEWNGSVKEG, translated from the coding sequence ATGAAACGGTTATTGACGGGTACAAGGATTTATCTTTCCGGTTTTCAGGAAGAAGATGCTACGGCCATAAGGGAGTGGAGTCAAAATGAAGAAGTTCAGAGATTACTGGATGCTCTCCCCCACAAGCCGAAAGGAGAAGAAGATATTAAAAAGTGGATGGGAGATCCGGGAGATAACGCCTTTCGTTTTGCAATTCGACTAAAGGACGATGGAAGAATCATAGGTTTTGTTGAATTGGACGGTATTCTGTGGACCCATCGTGTGGGCTGGGTATCCAATTCAATCGGTGACGAACAGTCCTGGGGCAATGGTTATGGCAAGGAAGCCATGGATTGTTTGCTGGCGTACGCTTTTCATGAGTTGAATTTATACCGACTCCAGCTAACGGTATTTTCATATAATGAGAGGGCCATGCGTTTATATGAAGCACTCGGATTCAAGAAAGAAGGAAGCTACCGTCAATTTTTACAAAGAGACGGAGATCGATACGACATGATCTTATACGGACTATTAGCAGATGAATGGAACGGAAGTGTGAAAGAAGGATGA
- a CDS encoding MFS transporter → MDRYFNRIASVLVVMAIMVACNIYTFIPIYGNIASSLSIAQSEVVIAGSSFIFFYACGLLTFANSADRFGKKEILVWGMLASAFSTGLVGLAGDFWSLFFIRGIQGFCLGSFAPVAVAYTYDLFSGRKRTLLLAFINSGFLFAGILGQLLSEGITRYSNWTIVFFFFAVVYVSLFLIGKQTLPATSTRYVSVTHQIVTIYKLLLRKELLYCYGIVFTILSSFVVYYDSLTRYLSGSSDLLFLIRAVGLIGVGLSLFTGRLLEAIGVYKTLFIGVTISISSVSIAFIYVHMSNPFIIVLSSVLFVSGISLLIPTVITLIGDMSGEGRIQALSLYSFILLGGTSLAPLVVMQLTYVQSLFLLLGCFLFHAWLGGLLYVERRRWKMGE, encoded by the coding sequence ATGGATCGATATTTTAACAGAATCGCTTCTGTTCTTGTTGTGATGGCGATTATGGTTGCCTGCAATATTTACACATTCATTCCCATTTACGGGAATATCGCTTCCTCCCTCTCCATAGCACAAAGTGAAGTCGTTATTGCAGGAAGCTCATTTATCTTTTTCTACGCCTGTGGACTTCTAACCTTTGCCAATAGCGCAGATCGTTTTGGAAAAAAAGAGATTCTCGTTTGGGGTATGCTTGCCTCTGCGTTTTCAACAGGCCTGGTGGGGCTTGCTGGTGATTTCTGGAGTTTATTTTTCATACGGGGAATTCAAGGCTTTTGTTTAGGAAGCTTTGCCCCCGTCGCCGTTGCTTATACGTATGATTTGTTTTCTGGAAGAAAGAGAACGCTGCTTCTCGCTTTTATAAATTCCGGTTTTCTGTTCGCAGGCATCCTCGGTCAATTACTCAGCGAAGGAATCACCCGCTACAGCAACTGGACTATTGTATTCTTCTTTTTCGCAGTGGTGTACGTCTCCTTATTTTTAATAGGAAAACAAACTCTACCCGCTACATCCACTCGATACGTTTCGGTCACACACCAGATCGTCACGATTTATAAACTCCTTTTGAGAAAGGAACTCCTTTACTGCTACGGCATCGTGTTCACCATTCTCTCCTCTTTTGTTGTTTATTATGACAGCTTGACCAGGTACTTGTCTGGAAGTTCCGATCTACTCTTCCTCATCAGGGCAGTCGGGTTGATCGGCGTCGGGTTATCGCTCTTTACCGGTCGCCTTCTTGAAGCCATCGGAGTCTATAAAACTCTTTTTATTGGTGTAACTATCTCCATTTCGAGTGTATCCATCGCTTTCATTTACGTGCACATGAGTAATCCTTTCATCATCGTTCTTTCTTCTGTTCTCTTTGTTTCCGGCATTTCATTGTTGATTCCGACCGTCATTACCCTAATCGGAGATATGAGTGGCGAAGGCAGAATCCAGGCTCTCAGTCTTTACTCTTTTATTTTATTAGGAGGAACCAGCTTAGCTCCTTTAGTGGTCATGCAGCTAACTTACGTTCAATCATTGTTTCTGTTACTGGGATGCTTTTTGTTTCATGCCTGGTTGGGGGGCTTGTTGTATGTCGAGCGGAGGAGATGGAAGATGGGGGAATAG